One Cellulomonas sp. WB94 genomic window, GCCGACGACGCGGATCCGACGGCGGTGCGCCCACGCGCCGTCCGGCTCGCCGTGCACGCCGACATCGAACCCGTCGTCATCGTGCCCGGCTCGCGGCTCGCGACCAAGGCTGCCCGGGGTGTGCTCCCGGCGACCGTCCCGCACACGGACGCCGCCGCGCAGGCCGGGCGCGCGGCACTCCTGGTCGAGGCGCTCGGCCGACGCCCGGACCTGCTCTTCCCTGCGACCGTCGACCGACTGCACCAGGGCTACCGTCGGGCCGTCATGCCCGACTCCCTCGCGCTCGTCGACGCGCTGCGCGCGCGCGGTGTCGCGGCGGTGGTCTCGGGCGCCGGACCTACGGTCCTCGCGCTCGCGCGCCGGACCGATGACGGCCGGACCGACGCGGACGAGGCGATCGCCGCTGCGTTCGGCGGTCAGATGGGCGGCTGGCGGGTGCTGCGGCCGGGCGTCGACCTGGACGGGGCGCGTGCCTGGCAGGTCGGCTGACGTCAGCCCATCGGGTGAACGCCCGCGCGACGACGCGGATCCCGGGACAACCGTCGGTGCCGCGGTGCTAACATGAGTCGTTCCCCGGACCTCGTGCTCCGTTCCGGCGTGCCGCGCTCCAGATGATCTTCAGTCCATCTGGCGACGGATGCCGCGAGAGCTACGACGAGCGGGAGCGATCCAGCCCACGTGCGCAGACGTCGTCGTACGCAGCACGTGCGGCTCCATCATCGTCCCGGCATCCATGCCCGGGCGTAGGCCACGATCCGAATCAGGACGCCGGCCGATGACGAGGGGGAAGGGTCCTTCGTGACAGACACCATCGAGTCCACCGGGAACGCCAACACCGGTGG contains:
- the thrB gene encoding homoserine kinase — translated: MRLGHDHARVRVPATSANLGPGFDALGLALALHDDLDVRALGSPDVVVEVTGEGAGEVPLGEDHLVVRALRLALDHVGAPQTGLHLTCVNRIPHGRGLGSSAAAAVGGVLLARALLAEPEALDDDAVLAIACALEGHPDNAAPAILGGATIAWLEADDADPTAVRPRAVRLAVHADIEPVVIVPGSRLATKAARGVLPATVPHTDAAAQAGRAALLVEALGRRPDLLFPATVDRLHQGYRRAVMPDSLALVDALRARGVAAVVSGAGPTVLALARRTDDGRTDADEAIAAAFGGQMGGWRVLRPGVDLDGARAWQVG